Within Caproicibacterium argilliputei, the genomic segment TCCAGGGCGGCTTGTGAAAGCGGTGCGTTGCGCCGGATTTCCAACAGTGCACGCACCTGCTGTGCAAAGGCAGGTGCGCTGCACATCTGATAGCTGTCCTCTACACGAACAATCTGAACCCCCAGGTTGGCAGCATTGAAAGCAATTCTTGTTTCTTCCGCCAGTGTCAGCGCTTCCGCAGATTCCAGTTCCAACACTGCCGCGATGCGCTCCAAAGCCAACGGCTCTCCGCTGGCAAACAACATGGCCTGCAGAGCACCAATCAATGTTTCCTTTTGCATTTGCGCTCACCTGCCTTTAAAAGTTCCACAGTTGGGTTTTCTGTATCACCCTCCACACGCACACGTTTTCCCTTGACCAGCTCCAGCACCGCCAGGAATGTTGCGACAATTTCCGAACGATCCTTCTTGTGCACAAACAAGGTTCTGTAGGAAATGCGTCTGTCTGTCCAAAGTCTGCGCAGGACATAAATAATCTGCGAGGCAACCGAAACGACCCGGTGCGCCATAATCGCGGAAAAAGAAGCTTGGGTCGGCGGCGGCACCGCACGACGTCCAGCGGCATCGCTATACGCCTGTAGAAGCTGCTGCGCTGAAATGGGTCGGCGGTACGTCGTGTCCGGCGGAAAAGCGGCAGGTTCTCGAGTGAAAGAATCCATTTGGAACTCCTCACCCAGAAGCGCTGCCACCTGCCTGCACGCTTCATACTCCAGCAACTGGCCGGAAAGTTCCGCCCGCAGTGTATCCGCTTCCTCATGCTTTGGCAGCAAATACACGGTTTTCATATAGACGAGTCGCGCAGCCATTTCCAAGAACTCGCTGGAAATATCCAGATTCTGCTCTCTGGCAGCATCGATTTGCTCCATATATTGATCCAACACTTTCGCAATCGGAATGTCACAGATATTCAGTTTGTTTTTTCGTATCAGATACAGAAGAAGATCCAGCGGCCCTTCAAACGTATCTAATTTATAGGTTAGCTTTTCCATATAGCTTCCGTTTATTACACGCCAAGCGCATAAAATGGCAAATTTGCAAGGAATTGAACGCCGCTGGTAAATAAATTCTGCAAGATGGCAAGTGGTACGTCCAATACGCCCACCAGTAGCAAGGCAAATAAGACGTACATAACTATATTTTGATAACGATAGTAAGCTTCCATCGCCCGGTCA encodes:
- a CDS encoding segregation and condensation protein A; its protein translation is MEKLTYKLDTFEGPLDLLLYLIRKNKLNICDIPIAKVLDQYMEQIDAAREQNLDISSEFLEMAARLVYMKTVYLLPKHEEADTLRAELSGQLLEYEACRQVAALLGEEFQMDSFTREPAAFPPDTTYRRPISAQQLLQAYSDAAGRRAVPPPTQASFSAIMAHRVVSVASQIIYVLRRLWTDRRISYRTLFVHKKDRSEIVATFLAVLELVKGKRVRVEGDTENPTVELLKAGERKCKRKH